A single region of the Cynocephalus volans isolate mCynVol1 chromosome 12, mCynVol1.pri, whole genome shotgun sequence genome encodes:
- the LOC134391773 gene encoding olfactory receptor 9G19-like yields MDEKNFTKVKEFIFLGFTADLRLQRGLFFIFLLIYVFSLLGNVTLISLICADSRLHTPMYFFIGNLSFLDLWYSSVYTPKILMTCISDDKSISFAGCLAQFFFSAGLAYSECYLLAAMAYDRYMAIANPLLYSQVMSPRLCASLVAASYLGGFINSTIITSETFTLSFCGNIIDDFFCDLPPLIKLACDVKESYQAVMYFILASNVITPTTLIFASYFFIIVAILKIRSTQGRLKAFSTCGSHLTAVTLYYGTILFIYSRPSTSYALERDKVVSVFYTVVIPMLNPLIYSLRNKDVKDALRRKIEQSFLK; encoded by the coding sequence ATGGATGAGAAAAATTTCACCAAAGTGAAGGAGTTCATCTTTTTAGGGTTCACAGCAGACTTGAGGTTACAGCGAGggctctttttcatttttctcctcatttatgTCTTCAGTCTCTTAGGGAACGTCACACTGATTTCCCTAATTTGTGCTGATTCTCGACTTCACACTCCTATGTATTTCTTCATTGGAAACCTGTCATTTCTGGATCTCTGGTATTCTTCTGTCTATACCCCCAAAATCCTGATGACCTGTATCTCAGATGACAAAAGCATCTCCTTTGCTGGATGCCTGGCTcagttctttttctctgctggaCTGGCCTATAGTGAGTGTTACCTGCTGGCCGCCATGGCCTATGACCGGTATATGGCTATTGCCAACCCTCTGCTTTATTCCCAGGTTATGTCCCCAAGACTATGTGCCAGTCTTGTTGCAGCTTCATACCTTGGTGGCTTTATAAATTCAACCATCATCACCAGTGAGACATTCACCCTGAGCTTCTGTGGCAATATCATTGATGATTTTTTCTGTGATCTGCCTCCACTTATAAAGTTGGCGTGTGATGTGAAAGAGAGCTACCAGGCAGTGATGTACTTTATACTTGCCTCCAATGTCATCACTCCCACCACTCTTATCTTTGCTTCCTACTTCTTCATCATTGTCGCCATCTTGAAGATCCGCTCCACCCAGGGCCGCCTCAAGGCCTTCTCCACTTGTGGATCTCACCTGACAGCTGTCACCTTGTACTATGGCACAATTCTCTTTATTTACTCCCGACCAAGCACTAGCTATGCCCTGGAACGGGATAAAGTAGTGTCAGTGTTCTATACTGTAGTGATTCCAATGTTGAACCCCTTAATCTATAGCTTaagaaataaagatgtaaaaGACGCCCTGAGGAGGAAGATAGAGCAAAGttttctgaaatga
- the LOC134361265 gene encoding olfactory receptor 9G4, with amino-acid sequence MEVGNRTVLTEFILMGFSANPQWQLILFGIFLTLYLATLSGNMILVVLIRIDSRLHTPMYFFIGNLSFLDFWYTSVYTPKILATCVSEDKRISLAGCGAQLFFSCVVAYTECYLLAAMAYDRHVAICNPLLYSGTMSGSLCIGLVAGSYIGGFLNAIAHTANTFRLNFCGKNIIDHFFCDAPPLVKMSCTDTRVYEKVLLGVVGFTVLSSILAILISYFNIVLAILRIRSASGRRKAFSTCASHLISVMLFYGSLLFMYSRPSSTYSLERDKVAALFYTVINPLLNPLIYSLRNKDVKEAFRKATQTVRPQT; translated from the coding sequence ATGGAAGTGGGAAATCGCACTGTCCTGACTGAATTCATCTTGATGGGCTTCTCAGCCAATCCTCAGTGGCAGCTGATTCTATTTGGAATATTTCTGACACTCTATTTGGCAACCTTGTCAGGAAACATGATCCTGGTTGTCTTAATCCGGATTGATTCCCGCCTGCACACCCCTATGTACTTTTTCATTGGCAATCTGTCTTTTTTGGATTTCTGGTATACTTCTGTGTATACCCCCAAAATCCTGGCCACTTGTGTCTCAGAAGATAAGCGCATTTCCTTGGCTGGATGTGGGGCTCAGTTATTCTTTTCCTGTGTTGTAGCCTACACGGAGTGCTATCTCCTAGCAGCCATGGCATATGACCGCCATGTGGCAATTTGTAATCCATTACTTTATTCGGGTACCATGTCTGGTTCTCTCTGTATTGGGCTTGTTGCTGGCTCCTACATAGGAGGGTTTTTGAATGCCATAGCCCATACTGCCAACACATTCCGCCTGAATTTCTGTGGTAAAAATATCATTGACCACTTTTTCTGTGATGCACCACCATTGGTAAAAATGTCCTGTACAGACACCCGGGTCTATGAAAAAGTTCTCCTGGGTGTAGTAGGCTTCACAGTCCTCTCCAGCATTCTTGCCATCCTGATTTCTTATTTCAACATCGTCTTGGCTATCCTGAGGATCCGCTCAGCCTCAGGAAGACGCAAAGCATTTTCCACCTGTGCTTCCCACCTAATCTCGGTCATGCTCTTCTATGGATCTTTGCTCTTCATGTACTCAAGGCCTAGTTCCACCTATTCCTTGGAGAGAGACAAAGTGGCTGCCCTGTTCTACACTGTGATCAACCCATTGCTCAACCCTCTCATCTATAGCCTGAGAAACAAAGATGTCAAAGAGGCCTTTAGGAAAGCAACACAGACCGTTCGACCACAAACATGA